The following are from one region of the Centroberyx gerrardi isolate f3 chromosome 16, fCenGer3.hap1.cur.20231027, whole genome shotgun sequence genome:
- the ganabb gene encoding neutral alpha-glucosidase AB isoform X2, with protein MATFTERMAPALVLWLAVCLSGTWAVDRGNFKTCDQSAFCKRQRALKPGQSPYRALLETMELTNTRLTLQLINDNNKVRLLLELYRLQGNMTRVKINELKPLKPRYEVPDVLIQEPPTEPLSLLSQDENGVVLSLGAESQRVIVSARPFRLDIMEGREVLMSVNSRGLLAFEHLRMRKDTFSYKVTSTVASVWDNINQADPEAEKKEEADPAPQAEEAANEEEEKVEDGMWEETFKSHSDSKPNGPSAISLDFSLPGVEHVYGIPEHADTLKLKTTDGGDPYRLYNLDVFQYELYNPMALYGAVPVMLAHNAQRTTGIFWLNAAETWVDISSNTAGKTVFGKMLDYVQGSSETPQTDVRWISESGIIDVFVMLGPTPQDVFSQYASLTGTQAFPPLAGLAYHQCRWNYNDQEDVQAVDAGFDQHDIPYDFIWLDIEHTDGKRYFTWDPHKFATPKDMLQGIMDKRRKMVAIVDPHIKVDSNYKIHNEIRSRGFYIKNKDGGDYEGWCWPGNAGYPDFANPEMRAWWASMFAYDQYEGSMENLYTWNDMNEPSVFNGPEVTMHKDAVHGAWEHREVHNLYGFYVQMATAEGLIQRSGGVERPFVLTRAFFAGSQRYGAVWTGDNAAEWDHLKISIPMCLSLGLVGISLCGADVGGFFKSPSSELLVRWYQTGAYQPFFRAHAHLDTPRREPWLFGPENTALIREVVRQRYALLPYWYQLFYHAHRTGHPVMRPLWVEYPQDPATFAMDDQFLIGRDLLVHPVTEEGSRGITAYLPGKGEVWFDVHTFQKHNGAQNLYVPVTMSSIPVFQRGGSIIPRKVRVRRSSTCMEHDPYTLYVALNPQRTAEGELYIDDGHTFNFDKKEFIHRRLSFAKNTLSSINLAPDAQFSTPSWIERILILGASKPSKVTLKTADGQESQLEFEFDASMSVLTLRKPGMNAGADWTVVLQ; from the exons ATGGCCACCTTCACTGAAAG GATGGCGCCTGCCCTGGTGCTGTGGCTGGCCGTGTGCCTCAGTGGGACGTGGGCTGTGGACCGGGGCAATTTCAAGACCTGTGACCAGAGTGCCTTCTGCAA GCGTCAGCGAGCGTTGAAGCCCGGCCAGTCTCCCTACCGAGCGCTGCTGGAGACCATGGAGCTGACCAACACCAGACTCACCCTGCAGCTCATCAACGACAACAACAAG GTGCGTCTGCTGCTGGAGCTCTACCGTCTCCAGGGCAACATGACGAGGGTGAAGATTAACGAGCTGAAGCCGCTGAAGCCCCGCTACGAGGTCCCAGATGTGCTCATCCAGGAGCCGCCTACCGAGCC cctgtctctcctgtctcaggATGAGAACGGGGTGGTTCTGTCCCTGGGGGCGGAGTCTCAGAGGGTCATCGTCAGCGCCCGGCCCTTCCGGCTGGACATCATGGAGGGGCGCGAGGTGCTGATGTCGGTAAACTCGCGCGGCCTGCTGGCCTTCGAGCACCTGAGGATGCGCAAGGACAC TTTCTCCTATAAAGTAACTAGCACAGTGGCTAGCGTGTGGGATAATATCAA TCAAGCAGACCCAGAGGctgagaagaaagaggaggctGATCCAGCTCCCCAGGCCGAGGAG GCGGcaaatgaagaggaagagaaagtagAAGACGGGATGTGGGAGGAAACATTTAAATCGCACTCAGACAGCAAACCTAACG GCCCCTCCGCCATCAGTTTAGACTTCTCCTTGCCGGGGGTTGAGCACGTCTACGGCATCCCGGAACACGCAGACACCCTCAAACTCAAAACCACAGA tggcGGGGACCCATACCGGCTCTATAACCTGGATGTGTTCCAGTATGAGCTGTATAACCCCATGGCCCTGTACGGCGCCGTCCCAGTCATGCTGGCCCACAACGCCCAGCGGACCACCGGCATTTTCTGGCTCAACGCCGCCGAGACCTGGGTGGACATCAGCTCCAACACCGCTGGAAAG ACAGTGTTTGGGAAGATGCTGGACTACGTGCAGGGCTCCAGCGAGACGCCACAGACGGACGTGCGTTGGATCTCTGAGAGCGGCATCATCGACGTCTTCGTCATGCTGGGACCGACGCCCCAGGACGTCTTCTCCCAGTACGCCTCCCTTACAG GGACCCAGGCCTTCCCTCCCCTGGCTGGCCTGGCCTACCACCAGTGCCGCTGGAACTACAACGACCAGGAGGACGTGCAGGCGGTGGACGCGGGCTTCGACCAGCACGACATCCCCTACGACTTCATCTGGCTCGACATCGAGCACACGGACGGCAAGCGCTACTTCACCTGGGACCCCCACAAGTTCGCCACGCCCAAGGACATGCTGCAGGGTATCATGGACAAGAGACGCAAG ATGGTGGCCATTGTGGACCCTCATATCAAAGTAGACAGCAACTACAAGATCCATAATGAAATCCGCTCTCGGGGTTTCTATATCAAGAATAAAGATGGTGGAGACTACGAGGGCTGGTGCTGGCCTG GTAATGCGGGCTACCCAGACTTCGCCAATCCAGAGATGAGGGCCTGGTGGGCCAGCATGTTTGCCTACGATCAGTACGAG GGTTCCATGGAGAACCTGTACACGTGGAACGACATGAACGAGCCGTCGGTCTTCAACGGCCCGGAGGTCACCATGCACAAGGACGCGGTGCACGGAGCCTGGGAGCACCGCGAGGTGCACAACCTCTACGGCTTCTACGTG CAAATGGCCACAGCGGAGGGCCTGATCCAGAGGTCGGGGGGAGTGGAGCGCCCGTTTGTCCTGACAAGAGCCTTCTTTGCTGGGTCACAGCGCTACG GTGCTGTGTGGACAGGAGATAATGCTGCTGAGTGGGACCACCTGAAGATCTCCATCCCCATGTGTCTGAGCCTGGGCCTGGTGGGAATCTCTCTCTGTGGGG CTGACGTGGGCGGCTTCTTCAAGTCTCCGAGCAGCGAGCTGCTGGTGCGCTGGTACCAGACGGGGGCCTACCAGCCGTTCTTCAGGGCGCACGCCCACCTGGACACGCCCCGCCGCGAGCCCTGGCTGTTCGGCCCCGAGAACACGGCGCTGATCCGGGAAGTGGTGCGCCAGCGCTACGCCCTGCTGCCCTACTGGTACCAGCTGTTCTACCACGCACACCGCACCGGACACCCCGTCatgag acCGCTGTGGGTGGAGTATCCTCAGGACCCGGCTACTTTCGCCATGGATGACCAGTTCTTGATCG GGAGGGACTTGTTGGTTCACCCAGTGACTGAGGAGGGATCCAGGGGGatcactgcctacctgcctggtaaaggagag GTCTGGTTTGACGTCCACACCTTCCAGAAGCACAACGGCGCCCAGAACCTTTATGTCCCTGTCACCATGAGttct ATCCCTGTATTCCAGCGTGGCGGCTCCATTATTCCCAGGAAGGTCAGAGTTCGCAGGTCCTCCACCTGCATGGAGCACGACCCCTACACTTTATATGTGGCTCTCAACCCCCAG AGAACGGCGGAGGGCGAGCTCTACATCGACGACGGTCACACCTTCAACTTCGACAAGAAGGAGTTCATCCACAGGAGGCTGTCCTTCGCCAAGAACACCCTCTCTTCCAT TAACCTGGCTCCAGATGCCCAGTTTTCCACCCCGTCCTGGATCGAACGCATCCTCATACTGGGAGCCAGTAAGCCCAGCAAGGTTACCCTCAAGACTGCTG atggTCAGGAGAGCCAACTGGAGTTTGAGTTCGACGCCTCCATGTCAGTGCTGACGCTTCGTAAGCCCGGCATGAACGCTGGGGCGGACTGGACCGTGGTGCTTCAGTAA
- the ganabb gene encoding neutral alpha-glucosidase AB isoform X3: protein MATFTERMAPALVLWLAVCLSGTWAVDRGNFKTCDQSAFCKRQRALKPGQSPYRALLETMELTNTRLTLQLINDNNKVRLLLELYRLQGNMTRVKINELKPLKPRYEVPDVLIQEPPTEPLSLLSQDENGVVLSLGAESQRVIVSARPFRLDIMEGREVLMSVNSRGLLAFEHLRMRKDTQADPEAEKKEEADPAPQAEEAANEEEEKVEDGMWEETFKSHSDSKPNGPSAISLDFSLPGVEHVYGIPEHADTLKLKTTDGGDPYRLYNLDVFQYELYNPMALYGAVPVMLAHNAQRTTGIFWLNAAETWVDISSNTAGKTVFGKMLDYVQGSSETPQTDVRWISESGIIDVFVMLGPTPQDVFSQYASLTGTQAFPPLAGLAYHQCRWNYNDQEDVQAVDAGFDQHDIPYDFIWLDIEHTDGKRYFTWDPHKFATPKDMLQGIMDKRRKMVAIVDPHIKVDSNYKIHNEIRSRGFYIKNKDGGDYEGWCWPGNAGYPDFANPEMRAWWASMFAYDQYEGSMENLYTWNDMNEPSVFNGPEVTMHKDAVHGAWEHREVHNLYGFYVQMATAEGLIQRSGGVERPFVLTRAFFAGSQRYGAVWTGDNAAEWDHLKISIPMCLSLGLVGISLCGADVGGFFKSPSSELLVRWYQTGAYQPFFRAHAHLDTPRREPWLFGPENTALIREVVRQRYALLPYWYQLFYHAHRTGHPVMRPLWVEYPQDPATFAMDDQFLIGRDLLVHPVTEEGSRGITAYLPGKGEVWFDVHTFQKHNGAQNLYVPVTMSSIPVFQRGGSIIPRKVRVRRSSTCMEHDPYTLYVALNPQRTAEGELYIDDGHTFNFDKKEFIHRRLSFAKNTLSSINLAPDAQFSTPSWIERILILGASKPSKVTLKTADGQESQLEFEFDASMSVLTLRKPGMNAGADWTVVLQ from the exons ATGGCCACCTTCACTGAAAG GATGGCGCCTGCCCTGGTGCTGTGGCTGGCCGTGTGCCTCAGTGGGACGTGGGCTGTGGACCGGGGCAATTTCAAGACCTGTGACCAGAGTGCCTTCTGCAA GCGTCAGCGAGCGTTGAAGCCCGGCCAGTCTCCCTACCGAGCGCTGCTGGAGACCATGGAGCTGACCAACACCAGACTCACCCTGCAGCTCATCAACGACAACAACAAG GTGCGTCTGCTGCTGGAGCTCTACCGTCTCCAGGGCAACATGACGAGGGTGAAGATTAACGAGCTGAAGCCGCTGAAGCCCCGCTACGAGGTCCCAGATGTGCTCATCCAGGAGCCGCCTACCGAGCC cctgtctctcctgtctcaggATGAGAACGGGGTGGTTCTGTCCCTGGGGGCGGAGTCTCAGAGGGTCATCGTCAGCGCCCGGCCCTTCCGGCTGGACATCATGGAGGGGCGCGAGGTGCTGATGTCGGTAAACTCGCGCGGCCTGCTGGCCTTCGAGCACCTGAGGATGCGCAAGGACAC TCAAGCAGACCCAGAGGctgagaagaaagaggaggctGATCCAGCTCCCCAGGCCGAGGAG GCGGcaaatgaagaggaagagaaagtagAAGACGGGATGTGGGAGGAAACATTTAAATCGCACTCAGACAGCAAACCTAACG GCCCCTCCGCCATCAGTTTAGACTTCTCCTTGCCGGGGGTTGAGCACGTCTACGGCATCCCGGAACACGCAGACACCCTCAAACTCAAAACCACAGA tggcGGGGACCCATACCGGCTCTATAACCTGGATGTGTTCCAGTATGAGCTGTATAACCCCATGGCCCTGTACGGCGCCGTCCCAGTCATGCTGGCCCACAACGCCCAGCGGACCACCGGCATTTTCTGGCTCAACGCCGCCGAGACCTGGGTGGACATCAGCTCCAACACCGCTGGAAAG ACAGTGTTTGGGAAGATGCTGGACTACGTGCAGGGCTCCAGCGAGACGCCACAGACGGACGTGCGTTGGATCTCTGAGAGCGGCATCATCGACGTCTTCGTCATGCTGGGACCGACGCCCCAGGACGTCTTCTCCCAGTACGCCTCCCTTACAG GGACCCAGGCCTTCCCTCCCCTGGCTGGCCTGGCCTACCACCAGTGCCGCTGGAACTACAACGACCAGGAGGACGTGCAGGCGGTGGACGCGGGCTTCGACCAGCACGACATCCCCTACGACTTCATCTGGCTCGACATCGAGCACACGGACGGCAAGCGCTACTTCACCTGGGACCCCCACAAGTTCGCCACGCCCAAGGACATGCTGCAGGGTATCATGGACAAGAGACGCAAG ATGGTGGCCATTGTGGACCCTCATATCAAAGTAGACAGCAACTACAAGATCCATAATGAAATCCGCTCTCGGGGTTTCTATATCAAGAATAAAGATGGTGGAGACTACGAGGGCTGGTGCTGGCCTG GTAATGCGGGCTACCCAGACTTCGCCAATCCAGAGATGAGGGCCTGGTGGGCCAGCATGTTTGCCTACGATCAGTACGAG GGTTCCATGGAGAACCTGTACACGTGGAACGACATGAACGAGCCGTCGGTCTTCAACGGCCCGGAGGTCACCATGCACAAGGACGCGGTGCACGGAGCCTGGGAGCACCGCGAGGTGCACAACCTCTACGGCTTCTACGTG CAAATGGCCACAGCGGAGGGCCTGATCCAGAGGTCGGGGGGAGTGGAGCGCCCGTTTGTCCTGACAAGAGCCTTCTTTGCTGGGTCACAGCGCTACG GTGCTGTGTGGACAGGAGATAATGCTGCTGAGTGGGACCACCTGAAGATCTCCATCCCCATGTGTCTGAGCCTGGGCCTGGTGGGAATCTCTCTCTGTGGGG CTGACGTGGGCGGCTTCTTCAAGTCTCCGAGCAGCGAGCTGCTGGTGCGCTGGTACCAGACGGGGGCCTACCAGCCGTTCTTCAGGGCGCACGCCCACCTGGACACGCCCCGCCGCGAGCCCTGGCTGTTCGGCCCCGAGAACACGGCGCTGATCCGGGAAGTGGTGCGCCAGCGCTACGCCCTGCTGCCCTACTGGTACCAGCTGTTCTACCACGCACACCGCACCGGACACCCCGTCatgag acCGCTGTGGGTGGAGTATCCTCAGGACCCGGCTACTTTCGCCATGGATGACCAGTTCTTGATCG GGAGGGACTTGTTGGTTCACCCAGTGACTGAGGAGGGATCCAGGGGGatcactgcctacctgcctggtaaaggagag GTCTGGTTTGACGTCCACACCTTCCAGAAGCACAACGGCGCCCAGAACCTTTATGTCCCTGTCACCATGAGttct ATCCCTGTATTCCAGCGTGGCGGCTCCATTATTCCCAGGAAGGTCAGAGTTCGCAGGTCCTCCACCTGCATGGAGCACGACCCCTACACTTTATATGTGGCTCTCAACCCCCAG AGAACGGCGGAGGGCGAGCTCTACATCGACGACGGTCACACCTTCAACTTCGACAAGAAGGAGTTCATCCACAGGAGGCTGTCCTTCGCCAAGAACACCCTCTCTTCCAT TAACCTGGCTCCAGATGCCCAGTTTTCCACCCCGTCCTGGATCGAACGCATCCTCATACTGGGAGCCAGTAAGCCCAGCAAGGTTACCCTCAAGACTGCTG atggTCAGGAGAGCCAACTGGAGTTTGAGTTCGACGCCTCCATGTCAGTGCTGACGCTTCGTAAGCCCGGCATGAACGCTGGGGCGGACTGGACCGTGGTGCTTCAGTAA
- the ganabb gene encoding neutral alpha-glucosidase AB isoform X1, which translates to MATFTERMAPALVLWLAVCLSGTWAVDRGNFKTCDQSAFCKRQRALKPGQSPYRALLETMELTNTRLTLQLINDNNKVRLLLELYRLQGNMTRVKINELKPLKPRYEVPDVLIQEPPTEPLSLLSQDENGVVLSLGAESQRVIVSARPFRLDIMEGREVLMSVNSRGLLAFEHLRMRKDTFSYKVTSTVASVWDNIKWVFSSQADPEAEKKEEADPAPQAEEAANEEEEKVEDGMWEETFKSHSDSKPNGPSAISLDFSLPGVEHVYGIPEHADTLKLKTTDGGDPYRLYNLDVFQYELYNPMALYGAVPVMLAHNAQRTTGIFWLNAAETWVDISSNTAGKTVFGKMLDYVQGSSETPQTDVRWISESGIIDVFVMLGPTPQDVFSQYASLTGTQAFPPLAGLAYHQCRWNYNDQEDVQAVDAGFDQHDIPYDFIWLDIEHTDGKRYFTWDPHKFATPKDMLQGIMDKRRKMVAIVDPHIKVDSNYKIHNEIRSRGFYIKNKDGGDYEGWCWPGNAGYPDFANPEMRAWWASMFAYDQYEGSMENLYTWNDMNEPSVFNGPEVTMHKDAVHGAWEHREVHNLYGFYVQMATAEGLIQRSGGVERPFVLTRAFFAGSQRYGAVWTGDNAAEWDHLKISIPMCLSLGLVGISLCGADVGGFFKSPSSELLVRWYQTGAYQPFFRAHAHLDTPRREPWLFGPENTALIREVVRQRYALLPYWYQLFYHAHRTGHPVMRPLWVEYPQDPATFAMDDQFLIGRDLLVHPVTEEGSRGITAYLPGKGEVWFDVHTFQKHNGAQNLYVPVTMSSIPVFQRGGSIIPRKVRVRRSSTCMEHDPYTLYVALNPQRTAEGELYIDDGHTFNFDKKEFIHRRLSFAKNTLSSINLAPDAQFSTPSWIERILILGASKPSKVTLKTADGQESQLEFEFDASMSVLTLRKPGMNAGADWTVVLQ; encoded by the exons ATGGCCACCTTCACTGAAAG GATGGCGCCTGCCCTGGTGCTGTGGCTGGCCGTGTGCCTCAGTGGGACGTGGGCTGTGGACCGGGGCAATTTCAAGACCTGTGACCAGAGTGCCTTCTGCAA GCGTCAGCGAGCGTTGAAGCCCGGCCAGTCTCCCTACCGAGCGCTGCTGGAGACCATGGAGCTGACCAACACCAGACTCACCCTGCAGCTCATCAACGACAACAACAAG GTGCGTCTGCTGCTGGAGCTCTACCGTCTCCAGGGCAACATGACGAGGGTGAAGATTAACGAGCTGAAGCCGCTGAAGCCCCGCTACGAGGTCCCAGATGTGCTCATCCAGGAGCCGCCTACCGAGCC cctgtctctcctgtctcaggATGAGAACGGGGTGGTTCTGTCCCTGGGGGCGGAGTCTCAGAGGGTCATCGTCAGCGCCCGGCCCTTCCGGCTGGACATCATGGAGGGGCGCGAGGTGCTGATGTCGGTAAACTCGCGCGGCCTGCTGGCCTTCGAGCACCTGAGGATGCGCAAGGACAC TTTCTCCTATAAAGTAACTAGCACAGTGGCTAGCGTGTGGGATAATATCAAGTGGGTATTCTCTAG TCAAGCAGACCCAGAGGctgagaagaaagaggaggctGATCCAGCTCCCCAGGCCGAGGAG GCGGcaaatgaagaggaagagaaagtagAAGACGGGATGTGGGAGGAAACATTTAAATCGCACTCAGACAGCAAACCTAACG GCCCCTCCGCCATCAGTTTAGACTTCTCCTTGCCGGGGGTTGAGCACGTCTACGGCATCCCGGAACACGCAGACACCCTCAAACTCAAAACCACAGA tggcGGGGACCCATACCGGCTCTATAACCTGGATGTGTTCCAGTATGAGCTGTATAACCCCATGGCCCTGTACGGCGCCGTCCCAGTCATGCTGGCCCACAACGCCCAGCGGACCACCGGCATTTTCTGGCTCAACGCCGCCGAGACCTGGGTGGACATCAGCTCCAACACCGCTGGAAAG ACAGTGTTTGGGAAGATGCTGGACTACGTGCAGGGCTCCAGCGAGACGCCACAGACGGACGTGCGTTGGATCTCTGAGAGCGGCATCATCGACGTCTTCGTCATGCTGGGACCGACGCCCCAGGACGTCTTCTCCCAGTACGCCTCCCTTACAG GGACCCAGGCCTTCCCTCCCCTGGCTGGCCTGGCCTACCACCAGTGCCGCTGGAACTACAACGACCAGGAGGACGTGCAGGCGGTGGACGCGGGCTTCGACCAGCACGACATCCCCTACGACTTCATCTGGCTCGACATCGAGCACACGGACGGCAAGCGCTACTTCACCTGGGACCCCCACAAGTTCGCCACGCCCAAGGACATGCTGCAGGGTATCATGGACAAGAGACGCAAG ATGGTGGCCATTGTGGACCCTCATATCAAAGTAGACAGCAACTACAAGATCCATAATGAAATCCGCTCTCGGGGTTTCTATATCAAGAATAAAGATGGTGGAGACTACGAGGGCTGGTGCTGGCCTG GTAATGCGGGCTACCCAGACTTCGCCAATCCAGAGATGAGGGCCTGGTGGGCCAGCATGTTTGCCTACGATCAGTACGAG GGTTCCATGGAGAACCTGTACACGTGGAACGACATGAACGAGCCGTCGGTCTTCAACGGCCCGGAGGTCACCATGCACAAGGACGCGGTGCACGGAGCCTGGGAGCACCGCGAGGTGCACAACCTCTACGGCTTCTACGTG CAAATGGCCACAGCGGAGGGCCTGATCCAGAGGTCGGGGGGAGTGGAGCGCCCGTTTGTCCTGACAAGAGCCTTCTTTGCTGGGTCACAGCGCTACG GTGCTGTGTGGACAGGAGATAATGCTGCTGAGTGGGACCACCTGAAGATCTCCATCCCCATGTGTCTGAGCCTGGGCCTGGTGGGAATCTCTCTCTGTGGGG CTGACGTGGGCGGCTTCTTCAAGTCTCCGAGCAGCGAGCTGCTGGTGCGCTGGTACCAGACGGGGGCCTACCAGCCGTTCTTCAGGGCGCACGCCCACCTGGACACGCCCCGCCGCGAGCCCTGGCTGTTCGGCCCCGAGAACACGGCGCTGATCCGGGAAGTGGTGCGCCAGCGCTACGCCCTGCTGCCCTACTGGTACCAGCTGTTCTACCACGCACACCGCACCGGACACCCCGTCatgag acCGCTGTGGGTGGAGTATCCTCAGGACCCGGCTACTTTCGCCATGGATGACCAGTTCTTGATCG GGAGGGACTTGTTGGTTCACCCAGTGACTGAGGAGGGATCCAGGGGGatcactgcctacctgcctggtaaaggagag GTCTGGTTTGACGTCCACACCTTCCAGAAGCACAACGGCGCCCAGAACCTTTATGTCCCTGTCACCATGAGttct ATCCCTGTATTCCAGCGTGGCGGCTCCATTATTCCCAGGAAGGTCAGAGTTCGCAGGTCCTCCACCTGCATGGAGCACGACCCCTACACTTTATATGTGGCTCTCAACCCCCAG AGAACGGCGGAGGGCGAGCTCTACATCGACGACGGTCACACCTTCAACTTCGACAAGAAGGAGTTCATCCACAGGAGGCTGTCCTTCGCCAAGAACACCCTCTCTTCCAT TAACCTGGCTCCAGATGCCCAGTTTTCCACCCCGTCCTGGATCGAACGCATCCTCATACTGGGAGCCAGTAAGCCCAGCAAGGTTACCCTCAAGACTGCTG atggTCAGGAGAGCCAACTGGAGTTTGAGTTCGACGCCTCCATGTCAGTGCTGACGCTTCGTAAGCCCGGCATGAACGCTGGGGCGGACTGGACCGTGGTGCTTCAGTAA
- the ganabb gene encoding neutral alpha-glucosidase AB isoform X4: MWEETFKSHSDSKPNGPSAISLDFSLPGVEHVYGIPEHADTLKLKTTDGGDPYRLYNLDVFQYELYNPMALYGAVPVMLAHNAQRTTGIFWLNAAETWVDISSNTAGKTVFGKMLDYVQGSSETPQTDVRWISESGIIDVFVMLGPTPQDVFSQYASLTGTQAFPPLAGLAYHQCRWNYNDQEDVQAVDAGFDQHDIPYDFIWLDIEHTDGKRYFTWDPHKFATPKDMLQGIMDKRRKMVAIVDPHIKVDSNYKIHNEIRSRGFYIKNKDGGDYEGWCWPGNAGYPDFANPEMRAWWASMFAYDQYEGSMENLYTWNDMNEPSVFNGPEVTMHKDAVHGAWEHREVHNLYGFYVQMATAEGLIQRSGGVERPFVLTRAFFAGSQRYGAVWTGDNAAEWDHLKISIPMCLSLGLVGISLCGADVGGFFKSPSSELLVRWYQTGAYQPFFRAHAHLDTPRREPWLFGPENTALIREVVRQRYALLPYWYQLFYHAHRTGHPVMRPLWVEYPQDPATFAMDDQFLIGRDLLVHPVTEEGSRGITAYLPGKGEVWFDVHTFQKHNGAQNLYVPVTMSSIPVFQRGGSIIPRKVRVRRSSTCMEHDPYTLYVALNPQRTAEGELYIDDGHTFNFDKKEFIHRRLSFAKNTLSSINLAPDAQFSTPSWIERILILGASKPSKVTLKTADGQESQLEFEFDASMSVLTLRKPGMNAGADWTVVLQ, translated from the exons ATGTGGGAGGAAACATTTAAATCGCACTCAGACAGCAAACCTAACG GCCCCTCCGCCATCAGTTTAGACTTCTCCTTGCCGGGGGTTGAGCACGTCTACGGCATCCCGGAACACGCAGACACCCTCAAACTCAAAACCACAGA tggcGGGGACCCATACCGGCTCTATAACCTGGATGTGTTCCAGTATGAGCTGTATAACCCCATGGCCCTGTACGGCGCCGTCCCAGTCATGCTGGCCCACAACGCCCAGCGGACCACCGGCATTTTCTGGCTCAACGCCGCCGAGACCTGGGTGGACATCAGCTCCAACACCGCTGGAAAG ACAGTGTTTGGGAAGATGCTGGACTACGTGCAGGGCTCCAGCGAGACGCCACAGACGGACGTGCGTTGGATCTCTGAGAGCGGCATCATCGACGTCTTCGTCATGCTGGGACCGACGCCCCAGGACGTCTTCTCCCAGTACGCCTCCCTTACAG GGACCCAGGCCTTCCCTCCCCTGGCTGGCCTGGCCTACCACCAGTGCCGCTGGAACTACAACGACCAGGAGGACGTGCAGGCGGTGGACGCGGGCTTCGACCAGCACGACATCCCCTACGACTTCATCTGGCTCGACATCGAGCACACGGACGGCAAGCGCTACTTCACCTGGGACCCCCACAAGTTCGCCACGCCCAAGGACATGCTGCAGGGTATCATGGACAAGAGACGCAAG ATGGTGGCCATTGTGGACCCTCATATCAAAGTAGACAGCAACTACAAGATCCATAATGAAATCCGCTCTCGGGGTTTCTATATCAAGAATAAAGATGGTGGAGACTACGAGGGCTGGTGCTGGCCTG GTAATGCGGGCTACCCAGACTTCGCCAATCCAGAGATGAGGGCCTGGTGGGCCAGCATGTTTGCCTACGATCAGTACGAG GGTTCCATGGAGAACCTGTACACGTGGAACGACATGAACGAGCCGTCGGTCTTCAACGGCCCGGAGGTCACCATGCACAAGGACGCGGTGCACGGAGCCTGGGAGCACCGCGAGGTGCACAACCTCTACGGCTTCTACGTG CAAATGGCCACAGCGGAGGGCCTGATCCAGAGGTCGGGGGGAGTGGAGCGCCCGTTTGTCCTGACAAGAGCCTTCTTTGCTGGGTCACAGCGCTACG GTGCTGTGTGGACAGGAGATAATGCTGCTGAGTGGGACCACCTGAAGATCTCCATCCCCATGTGTCTGAGCCTGGGCCTGGTGGGAATCTCTCTCTGTGGGG CTGACGTGGGCGGCTTCTTCAAGTCTCCGAGCAGCGAGCTGCTGGTGCGCTGGTACCAGACGGGGGCCTACCAGCCGTTCTTCAGGGCGCACGCCCACCTGGACACGCCCCGCCGCGAGCCCTGGCTGTTCGGCCCCGAGAACACGGCGCTGATCCGGGAAGTGGTGCGCCAGCGCTACGCCCTGCTGCCCTACTGGTACCAGCTGTTCTACCACGCACACCGCACCGGACACCCCGTCatgag acCGCTGTGGGTGGAGTATCCTCAGGACCCGGCTACTTTCGCCATGGATGACCAGTTCTTGATCG GGAGGGACTTGTTGGTTCACCCAGTGACTGAGGAGGGATCCAGGGGGatcactgcctacctgcctggtaaaggagag GTCTGGTTTGACGTCCACACCTTCCAGAAGCACAACGGCGCCCAGAACCTTTATGTCCCTGTCACCATGAGttct ATCCCTGTATTCCAGCGTGGCGGCTCCATTATTCCCAGGAAGGTCAGAGTTCGCAGGTCCTCCACCTGCATGGAGCACGACCCCTACACTTTATATGTGGCTCTCAACCCCCAG AGAACGGCGGAGGGCGAGCTCTACATCGACGACGGTCACACCTTCAACTTCGACAAGAAGGAGTTCATCCACAGGAGGCTGTCCTTCGCCAAGAACACCCTCTCTTCCAT TAACCTGGCTCCAGATGCCCAGTTTTCCACCCCGTCCTGGATCGAACGCATCCTCATACTGGGAGCCAGTAAGCCCAGCAAGGTTACCCTCAAGACTGCTG atggTCAGGAGAGCCAACTGGAGTTTGAGTTCGACGCCTCCATGTCAGTGCTGACGCTTCGTAAGCCCGGCATGAACGCTGGGGCGGACTGGACCGTGGTGCTTCAGTAA